TGTGGGGATGCGCTGTTCAGATGTCAGAATACGATACCAGAGCCGGCGACGCAGCCTTCGTCACACGACAGAATTTTCTCACACAAATCTTGTTAGATATAGAACTAATCTAACCGACGGTATTACGTTATCGAATTATTTTGCAATATTCAAACAAATGTGGTCTCTCACAAAGACAGTCACCAATCAATTTTTTGACTGTTAAGCGCCACTACCGAGCCAGCAAATTCAGGATCATATCGCCGACGAATAGACTGTATCCCAGCCATAAGAAGGACTGCAATAACCGCCACTACAAGAGACTGAACCGTCGGAAATCCTCCAATTGCCGCGGTAAATGTCGCTACGTACGCCATTGGCTCCTGGGTGTTCATGAGATAGAAGACGCCGGTAGTTACTGCAAACCCAACTAATGCACTCCCAATCATACGGAGTCCTGATTCCGACATCGGTTCGACTGCCATCGGTGAAACGCTCTGTGCAATTACTGTGTATGCGACCCAACCAGCACCTAGCGCAGTTACATAGCCGATCACGATTACTCTCGGATCATGGGCTGAACTGTTGGCATTGACAGCGAGGAGATAGGCCGCGGGACCGAGTGCAAGGAGAATAGCCCAATCCCCCGAAACAAACGCAATACCAGCGAGAACAATCAGAAGAAAAACACCATGCCCACCATTCCATAGCATGCGTTCAGTCGTACTCATTGAGTCACGTTCCTTCTAATAGTGGATATGCATTACGAACTAAAATCTTCGATACGGGAATACGTTGGCGGTGTCGAATTGAGATGTGAGATTAAGTTGCCAGAGCGCCATAGAGGCCTCAATGAAGGAAATCACGGAAAAGACGCTGCATCCACTCGTTTTTGACGTTTTCATCACGGCGATTCACGACCAATTACGGCAGTACGGCGGGACGCGGCTTGGAGTGATCTGCGTTGCTGCGTTGCTGCGTTGAATAGGCATACGGCGCGGTGATCATAGCGGTGCACATAACCGTTCGATGTTCGAGACAGCGAACTTCAGGACGATCTCACGTTGAAGCTGCTGTAGGCTCGTGTTGAACCGCAAAAACGCGTAGATCGAGAACAACCATTTGCGGAGTGCGATTTTGGAGTGGGCGAAGATCGTGCTGGCCTTGTCATTGAACGTGCGGTCACAATCCTTACAGAGATACCGTTGAAGCGGCCCATAGCTGCCGTTCTTGACCCAGGTCAGAACGGCAGCGGGGGCACTCAACACCATCACGCCAGCGCACCTGTTCCAGCAGGTCCGCTGCGACCGATTCCGACCCAAACACCTCGAGCGGAATCATTTGTGTCGGGCACCGCGCCAGCGGTGCCCTTGCCCTCTTCGGCTCCACAGCAACAGCTGAGCACTATCAACAATCTCCTACAAATGAGCGCAGGAGAAAGAGGGTGCATCCCTCGATCAGTATGTCCGCATCGCGAATGACATCCTGTTCAATCCCGAGGGCACCATCGAGCGCGTCGAGCAGGCGTACGAGCAGCAGTTGGAAGCGGACGGCGACGATGGATCGCAGGCGTCGCTGGCTGGCGAGCGGGCCCTCGTGAGTATCGAGCGCGTCAGCGACGATCTGCAGGAGAAGATCGACGAGTTCGAGGAGTTCGAGAATGCGCTGCGCAAGCGGTTCCAAGAGGCGATGAGCTAAGACGAACACCGGCCACGCCACCTTCATAGCCAACCATCTGAATTCTGATAGTACATCAATCTACAGCAGTTTATCACTACCTACAAGTAACTGAGATTGTAGAATTCCGATTTTCAAAAATTGACACTCATAAAATAATTCGACAGAGACAAGGGGCCGTTGCTACGAAACGAACTGTACAAAGATGTCTACGGCAAGATCGCCATTTATGTATCAATGCCAAGATACCGGTGCTCAACGCGCAGGGGAAATTCAGACTATAGCGCCCAGACGGGGCCAGACTGTCCCCGGTGAAAAATGACTGACCAAGCACAAGTAGCGGATGTGAACGGCGTCGAGGGGACGCCTCGACGTGGCCTGTTTATGGCTACGTTTGGGTTTTTCGCAGGTCTCACCACTATCGTGTTCTACGGAGCTGCCGGCCCGATATTCGAGGAGCACCTGGCCCTCACCGGCGTCTTCCACGGGTTGCTACTCGGGTCGCCACACCTCAGCAAAGCAGTACTAAGAATCCCGTTCGGTGCGTGGGTCGACGAGGCCGGCGGGAAGAAACCGATGCTCATCCTGTTGGCGTCGACGATCGTCGGGATCGCAGGGCTCGTCGTCACGCTGTTCCTGACGTATCCCGACGATTTCGGGATGCATCTGTACCCGCTGCTCGTGCTGTTCGGCCTCCTGGCGGGCGCCGGCGGGGCGACGTTCTCCGTCGGCATCAGCCAGACCTCCTACTGGTATCCCAGCGACAAACAAGGATTCGCGATGGGCGCGTTCGCGGGTGCCGGCAACATCGGGCCGGGACTGGTCGTCTACGTCCTCCCCGTTCTCATCGGTCTCACGGGACTCGCGATGGCATACGGGATCTGGCTCGCGTTCGTCGTCGCCGTCACTATCATCTACGCCATCTACGCCGTCGACCCGTACTACTTCCAATTGCTCCGCCAAGGGAACGACCAAGAGGAAGCGAAGGAGACGGCGGACGAACTCGGTCAGGACATCTTCCCGTCCGGCAACACCTGGGAGTCACTGCGTGAATCCGCCTCCATCCGGCGGACGTGGGTCCTCGTGTTCCTCTACACGGTCTCGTTCGGCGGCGGCTTCACCTCGCTGTCGGCGTGGTTCCCCACCTACTGGGACCTGTTCCACGGGTTCGACCTCTCGACCGCCGGGCTGCTCGCGGGCATCTTCATCGTCTACGGCTCGCTGATCAGGATACCCGGCGGCAGCATCAGCGACCGGTTCGGAGGCGAGAACGTCGCCATCGCGAGCTTCAGCGTCATGGCTGTCGGGGCGGTGATTATGACATTCGCGGTCGGGTTCTGGGCGGCGTTCGTCGGGATGATGGTCCTTGGGACGGGGATGGGCGTCGCCAACGCAGCGGTGTTCGAACTGGTTCCGAAGTTCGTCCCCGAAGCCGTCGGCGGCGCTTCCGGCTGGATCAGCGGCATCGGCGGCGGCGGGACGCTCATCATCCTCCCAGCGCTGGGCTACTACACCGATATCTTCGGACAGATCGGCTACGCACGCGGATTCTCCCTGTTCATCGTGCTGAGCGCGATCTGTGCCGCGGTCTCCTGGGGACTGAAACGATACAAGCCCGACGTTGACGCGGATGTCGACGAAACGCCCGTTCACTGAACCGACAGTCCCGAGAGCTCACTGAACGGTCCCAGATTTTGGGCGTCTGCGATTCAACAAGGAGTCGTGAGCGACCTACTCCTCCGGGTCACGATGGACGGTCAATACCGGATTTCAGAGTAGCGGACGACGTCCTCGGTCACGCTGTCGAGCAGCGCCCGTGTCAACGACCCCACCCTACCGCTCGGGCTGATGCCCTCGCGCTTGAGGGTGGGGCTTGTCCGT
The genomic region above belongs to Halococcus salifodinae DSM 8989 and contains:
- a CDS encoding MFS transporter, with the translated sequence MATFGFFAGLTTIVFYGAAGPIFEEHLALTGVFHGLLLGSPHLSKAVLRIPFGAWVDEAGGKKPMLILLASTIVGIAGLVVTLFLTYPDDFGMHLYPLLVLFGLLAGAGGATFSVGISQTSYWYPSDKQGFAMGAFAGAGNIGPGLVVYVLPVLIGLTGLAMAYGIWLAFVVAVTIIYAIYAVDPYYFQLLRQGNDQEEAKETADELGQDIFPSGNTWESLRESASIRRTWVLVFLYTVSFGGGFTSLSAWFPTYWDLFHGFDLSTAGLLAGIFIVYGSLIRIPGGSISDRFGGENVAIASFSVMAVGAVIMTFAVGFWAAFVGMMVLGTGMGVANAAVFELVPKFVPEAVGGASGWISGIGGGGTLIILPALGYYTDIFGQIGYARGFSLFIVLSAICAAVSWGLKRYKPDVDADVDETPVH